GCGACCGATCCCGCGCACGATTCTCGACGCGATCGATGCCCGCTGCCACGGCCTCTGCTCCGCCGAAGCCACGGGCACCGGCACGGTGGCGGCAGCCCTCACCGCCATCGACACCGACGGGCACTACATCGACCCGCTGATCAGTGGCGTGCTGCACCACAGCCGGCTGCGCCGCAGTGGCCAGCAGACCCCACTGCAGGAGCTGACCATGCGAGAGGAAGACGTGCTTCGCGGGCTCTGCCGAGGCATGACCAATCAGGAGATCGCGGATGCCTTGGTGGTGTCGATCGAAACCGTGAAAAGTCACGTGAGCAGCCTGCTGCGCAAGCTGCCGGCCCGGGACCGCACCACAGCGGTGGTGACCGCATTTCGTGAGGGGCTGGTGCAGGTACCCACCAGACCGCCGCGCTGGACCTAGGGTCCTGGCGAAGCTGCTCAGGAGAGACGCGGCGATGGCCCGCCGGCACTGGCTCGATCCCCTGGCCCGCAAGGTGCTCCAGGCCATGGGCGACCTGCCCCCCGATCCTGCGCCCCAAGCGCAGGGGACACCAACACCATCGCTTGAGCCGGGGGAGGCATGGGCCGAGAGTGCTTCTATCGACAGCTTCTGCATCGACGTAAACCGCGCCAGCGCCGAGCAATGGCGCCAACTGCCCGGCTGCAGCGACGCCATGGTGGACCTGCTGCTGCGCCTGCAGCGCGGCGGCGTGCAGTTCAGCCAGCTGGAGGATCTGGCCCAGCTGCTCGACCTGCCCGAAGAGCTGCGCGACCAATGGCAGCCCCACCTGATTTTTCGCTGGCACGGCGATGCGCCACCCTTGCCCCAACCCAAACCACTCGATCTCAACGGCGCCAGCCGCGCCGTGCTGGCCGGGCAGTTGCAGTGGCCGAACGACCGTCTGGAACGGCTGATGGCTGAACGGCGCCGCCAACCGTTCAAGAACCTCGCCGATCTTCAGGAACGGCTCTGCCTGCCGCCCGATGCGGTGGAGGCCCTGATCGGCCGGGTGCGTTTCGGCGCCAAGCCCGCAGGCCCCTCCCTGCCGCCGCGGGGTTGAGCGCCATGGCTGCTGCTCCCCGCCAGGGCGACCTGTTCCATCAACCAGCTGCCGGCGCCTCCGATCAGCAGGAGGCCAGCCTCGCGCTCAGCGCAGACCAACTGCGCAGCTGGCAGGAGCGGGTGCATCGCCTCCAGGCCCCGTTGTTTGAAACCACGGCCCCAGTCGACAGCCAGGGCAGCCTGTTCGGCGCCGCCAGCGCTCCAGCCGATTACATCCAACCGCTGAGCCTGAACCCCCTGCCGCTCAGTTTCTGGCGCTGGCCGGAGAGTCCCCATCAGGGAGCGGCCCTCTACTGGGTGATGGATCGCCCGGAGCATCTCAACCTGCCCATCCTTCTCTATCTGGGCGAAACCAAGGCCGCCGATCGCCGTTGGAAGGGCGAGCACGATTGCAAGGCCTATCTGGCGGCCTACCAGGAGGCCTGCGCCAGCTGCGGACTGCTCTGCAGCCCGAGCATCCGCTTCTGGGGAGATGTTCCCCAAGGGACCAGGGCGCGGCGGCAATTGGAACAGACGCTGATCCGGCGCTGGCAGCCTCCCTTCAACAAGGAAATGCGTGACCGCTGGGCCACCCCCTTCCAAGCCGACTGAGCGCAGCTTCTAGCATCGGTTCAGGCATCGGCTCCCCATGAAGATCTCCCTCTCTCCGGCCACCCCTGAGGCCTGGAGTGGTTCCGTTTTGGCGCTTGGCATCCCCAAGGACGACCCGCAGGGCCTGGTGGCCGCGATGGAGCAGCGCTTCAACCTGCAGCTCAGCGCCTGGCTGAAGCAGAAACCCTTCACCGGCAAAAGCGGTGATCTGGCCAGCATGCAGCTGTTGAGGAACGACTGCACGGCGCTGGTGCTGGTGGGCCTGGGGGATGCCGCTGAGGTGGACCGCAACAGCCTGCGCCGGGCCGCTGCCGCGGCCGCCCGGGCAGCGAAGGGCCAGAGCGGCAGCCTGGCGCTGCATCTCCCCTGGGGATCAGAGGATCCAGCCGGCGATGCCATCGCCGCTGCGGAAGCCGTGCGCCTCAGCCTCTACAGCGACCTGCGTTTCCGCAGCAAGCCCGAGCCCCAGCCTTGCCCCGATCAGCTGGAGCTGTTGGGTCAATGGCCCGCCGGCATCGACGCGGCTCTGGCGGCGATTCAGCCGGTGTGCGCCGGCGTGGAACTGGCTCGGGAGCTGGTGGCCGCACCACCCAACAGCGTTACCCCCAGCGAACTGGCCAACACCGCAGCAGCCCTGGCCAAGGACCATGGCCTCGAACTCAAGGTGCTGGAGCGGTCCGACTGCGAGGCCAAGGGCATGGGCTCCTTCCTTTCGGTGTGCCAGGGCTCCGACATGGATCCCAAGTTCATCCACCTCACCTACCGCCCCAGCGGTGCGGTGCAGAAGCGTCTTGTGCTAGTGGGCAAAGGCCTCACCTTCGATTCCGGCGGCTACAACCTCAAAGTCGGTGCAGCCCAGATCGACATGATGAAGTTCGACATGGGCGGTAGTGCTGCCGTCTTCGGCGCCATGCGCGCCATTGCGGAGCTGCAACCCGCCGGCGTGGAGGTGCACATGCTGGTGGCCTCCTGCGAAAACATGATCAACGGATCAGCGGTGCACCCCGGCGACATCGTTACTGCCTCCAACGGCACCACGATCGAGATCAACAACACCGATGCCGAAGGCCGCCTCACCCTGGCGGATGCCCTGGTGTACGCCAGCGAGCTCAAGCCCGACGCGATCGTCGATCTCGCCACCCTCACGGGTGCCTGCGTGATTGCTCTAGGGGATGAGATCGCCGGTCTTTGGAGCAGTGATGACGGCCTCTCGGAAGCGCTGGAATCCGCCGCCAGCAGTGCAGATGAAGGGATCTGGCGCATGCCGTTGCACAGCAGCTACCGCAAGGGCCTGAAGTCGCTGCTGGCGGACATGAAGAACACCGGTCCCCGCCCCGGCGGTTCCATCACCGCAGCCCTGTTCCTCAAGGAATTCGTGGACGCCGGCATTCCCTGGGCGCACATCGACATCGCTGGCACGGTGTGGACTGACAAGGGTCGGGCTCTCAACCCCTCCGGTGCCACGGGCTACGGCGTGCGCACTCTGGTGAACTGGGTGTTGAGCCAGGCGTCGACCACCACGGCCTAAATTCCATCCAGAACGGAGCAAGCTCCATGGCCTCCAGCCCTCTCCGCTGGTACGTCCGCGCTCAGCTGGGCGTGCTGCTCCTCCCCGCAGGCCTTTGCCTGTTCGGGGAGGCCGTCAGCCGACGCACCCTGCAGCTGGCAGGCAGCGATGGCGGCCCCTGGTGGTGGTACGGAACCCTCAGCCTGATTTTGATCAACGCCGGTGTGGGGCTCATGATCGAGTCAGGTTTGTTGCGCGGCTATCCAGGCCGCAAGTCCTAAGCCTCAGGAGGCCATCGCAGCCAGCGATTGGGGTTGCTCCAGCGCATGAATCTGCCAACGGGCCCGATCCGAGCAGGTGGCCATGACTCTCTCAAGGTCATCGGAGGCCTGCTTGGGGGACATGTACGGACCAACATGACGCGTCACCAGACCGTCTTTGATGGTCAGCAGATACATCCCGTTTTCCTACAACTCACTTAGCAATAGTACGCAGGGTCCGAGTCATCGTCGAGGGGGGAAAACCCGCACCTTCACT
This region of Synechococcus sp. NOUM97013 genomic DNA includes:
- a CDS encoding GIY-YIG nuclease family protein, which encodes MAAAPRQGDLFHQPAAGASDQQEASLALSADQLRSWQERVHRLQAPLFETTAPVDSQGSLFGAASAPADYIQPLSLNPLPLSFWRWPESPHQGAALYWVMDRPEHLNLPILLYLGETKAADRRWKGEHDCKAYLAAYQEACASCGLLCSPSIRFWGDVPQGTRARRQLEQTLIRRWQPPFNKEMRDRWATPFQAD
- a CDS encoding response regulator transcription factor — encoded protein: MVEQWLRPRACSPVDLSDRIPSLQQRSRQGHSLLKRSRTAIASADRVLLASWMSWFEGQGPLVAACTSEDACLEKLQQSDATLLLCTDSLEGGSGTNLVRRARQQHPDLKVLMLLQRPIPRTILDAIDARCHGLCSAEATGTGTVAAALTAIDTDGHYIDPLISGVLHHSRLRRSGQQTPLQELTMREEDVLRGLCRGMTNQEIADALVVSIETVKSHVSSLLRKLPARDRTTAVVTAFREGLVQVPTRPPRWT
- a CDS encoding leucyl aminopeptidase, with the protein product MKISLSPATPEAWSGSVLALGIPKDDPQGLVAAMEQRFNLQLSAWLKQKPFTGKSGDLASMQLLRNDCTALVLVGLGDAAEVDRNSLRRAAAAAARAAKGQSGSLALHLPWGSEDPAGDAIAAAEAVRLSLYSDLRFRSKPEPQPCPDQLELLGQWPAGIDAALAAIQPVCAGVELARELVAAPPNSVTPSELANTAAALAKDHGLELKVLERSDCEAKGMGSFLSVCQGSDMDPKFIHLTYRPSGAVQKRLVLVGKGLTFDSGGYNLKVGAAQIDMMKFDMGGSAAVFGAMRAIAELQPAGVEVHMLVASCENMINGSAVHPGDIVTASNGTTIEINNTDAEGRLTLADALVYASELKPDAIVDLATLTGACVIALGDEIAGLWSSDDGLSEALESAASSADEGIWRMPLHSSYRKGLKSLLADMKNTGPRPGGSITAALFLKEFVDAGIPWAHIDIAGTVWTDKGRALNPSGATGYGVRTLVNWVLSQASTTTA